aaatttttcaaaatattttccccccagtagaacaccgaagtcaagtatcactggttGTAAgtaagtgggtgggtgaccactttgatcagcctgcgtagggtcTGAGGGcgtgtggtattggtcctcgttagtCCCGCTAAGAGCTCcacttcacgcgcaggtcgttggactaccaaagcggggggggggcatcccctctgcagagggtcaaatttgcgatggcatgtcttcggatcgtcctcagggatgtttcccaggctgccgccaatagcccattgtgccaCGCTagagcgacgtaaataaagtacagtacctacctacctgcaaaacagaaaaaaaaaattaaaatcatgtaaGTTGTTTtatagtgcaaaaaaaaaacctaatagatttaattttcttttatgaggAAAAGTCAGGTGTAAGAGTCAGGAtgaaggagtaaaaaaaaaaaatcaaaaaaaatcagtgattCCAAAGGTCTGATTTCTTAAGACAAGCGAATTCTCTGAGCGTCAGCGGGAAGTTGacgaaaaaaatactgttttgttagctcagcgtgagcagtcggtccaatgCAGACATTATCTCGCATTGCACATGCgctaataacgtaaacaaatatttattttgaatttgtattgattttgttattgtcgaccagtgctttagagaacaaataatgactttgtccaagaaaaaacacattatagcttagCTAAAGCTATGCTTagtcttaaaatcaaaatcttgacTGATTTCAACGctctgttggatgttgtcctgttgaaattaaattataattgtaaataagcagatcgttttgagaaaaaagaaatattttaataaagtttataacaAGAGACAAACCATCGTCGAAACAAGAAAGAGACGCTTcgattgatatttttgaaattacaacAACAACTGATGCCAAAAGCAGATGAGCAGATAAggcaatacataaatttagattGCTTGCAATAACCTTGATTCTATCAATATTTgactaaaaatatgctttattccCTGTTCTGGTATTTTACATTACAGTACATTTTACAACAATGCAGTGCAATACTGTTTCTTACTAGGCCAAGACACCGCAGCACGCCCAAGAATGACCACATAACCACTAAATGGGTTTCTGTCAATGCAATCTGCTGTCCAGTCTGTATCGGAAAATACTTCTAGCTTCTTTTGAGTTTTTCTATACGTCAAACAGAGATGTTTTGCTTGTTTAAGATACCTGAATAGTTGTTGGACACTTCGCCTAAGGTTTTCAGAAGATCTTTCGTGGAACTGGCTCATATAAGTTGGACTACTATAAGCAATGTCAGGGCGAATACCACAGGCAAGATACAGTAAACTGCCTATCGCCTGCCTGAATGGAATTTTGTTCGATGTTTCTTTAGTTTCCTTCCAGTCAGCATCGGTTAACTTATAGTGTTTAACACTTGGGTCTGAGGGAGTTGATGCTCCTCTGAAAAAGGTTGCATCAAAGGTCTTCAATACTTCTTCAACATAGGATGTTTGGTCTAAGGTTAAGGATCCATCAGCATACCTTTTCAATTTCATCGATAAGATTTCACCTACTTTTCCAAGATCTCTTGCTCTAAGCTCTTGTTCAACCTTAAGTTTAAACATGTCTATGGCTTCTGGATTTCCAATAATAAGCATGTCATCAAGATATATGCCAAGGTAAAGTGTTTTATTTGGATGATAGTAAATGCATCGATCACTTTTAGAACGTGTTAATCCATAATCTTTCAAAAACGTTCGAAACACGCATTCCACTCTCTTCCAAATTGTTTCAATTCATATAGGCTTCTATTAAGTTGGCAGACAAGATGTCCTTTGCCTGGCACTATGGCTCCTTCAGGTTGTTTCATGTAAATGTCTTCTTTTAAAGAACCATTCAGGTAAGCAGCAGTTATGTCCATTTGATGAATATCCATTTCACATTCCACAGCTAATGCCAATAAGATCCtgatagattttaaattgatcACGGGAGAGAATGTTTTTTGAAAGTCAATTTCAGGAACTTTCATGTAACCTTTAGCTACCAGTCTAGCTCTAAATTTATCACAATCTCCTGCCtcagctttttctttttccgaAATATCCATCTAGAACTGATTAGCTTAACATTTGGTGGTTT
Above is a window of Parasteatoda tepidariorum isolate YZ-2023 chromosome 5, CAS_Ptep_4.0, whole genome shotgun sequence DNA encoding:
- the LOC122270616 gene encoding uncharacterized protein codes for the protein MLIIGNPEAIDMFKLKVEQELRARDLGKVGEILSMKLKRYADGSLTLDQTSYVEEVLKTFDATFFRGASTPSDPSVKHYKLTDADWKETKETSNKIPFRQAIGSLLYLACGIRPDIAYSSPTYMSQFHERSSENLRRSVQQLFRYLKQAKHLCLTYRKTQKKLEVFSDTDWTADCIDRNPFSGYVVILGRAAVSWPSKKQYCTALL